One genomic segment of Limnothrix sp. FACHB-406 includes these proteins:
- a CDS encoding ATP-binding protein produces the protein MAIDLVSVLVGLGLGLGVGVWQQARLRSRLMQLFAPILADEVAIPLGLESLVRRGVVAALDREVALESQLEIWEKALVAAPIAFLWVDRDDGLRWCNDRARELFAIRQWQPNQDRLLIEVVRSYDLDQLVQQTRRGRLTCQRDWTFYGEPRPEPTESTEGPELSDHGTIDPPLPGPGTATKGVGLALRGWGIPLPHGHVAIFVENCQQMVDLARSRNRWINDLAHELRTPLTSIQLVFETLQKQLEPPLSHWVDRAMPEVKRLVRFVQDWLDLSQMEQNPGQILRLEVLDLVEVAQAAWQSVEPLAERKSVALVLDRDGLDHLWLQGDRAKLHRLLLNLLDNAIKYSPEGGQIWLHISQDAPALTLPQPPGELAEDLAEELGLASQLGDRASESDPHWAARAPQPNPQAATPLSDPDNDPIATWAYADVIDMGPGFSPTDLPHIFERLYRGDASRTRETDAMIAPQLPSTGSGLGLAIARQIAIAHGGQITGSNDPKTGGARLRVALPIRAIRQPLDDL, from the coding sequence TTGGCTATCGATTTGGTTAGTGTCCTAGTCGGTTTAGGACTGGGGCTAGGGGTTGGGGTGTGGCAACAGGCGCGGCTGCGTTCTCGCCTGATGCAGCTTTTTGCGCCCATTTTGGCCGATGAGGTGGCGATTCCGTTGGGGCTGGAGTCCTTGGTGCGGCGCGGGGTGGTGGCGGCGCTCGATCGGGAAGTGGCCCTGGAGTCTCAGCTCGAAATCTGGGAGAAGGCCCTGGTGGCGGCTCCGATCGCTTTTCTGTGGGTCGATCGCGATGATGGATTGCGGTGGTGCAATGACCGGGCGCGGGAGCTGTTCGCCATCCGTCAGTGGCAACCCAACCAAGACCGCCTCTTGATTGAGGTGGTGCGCTCCTACGATTTGGATCAGTTGGTGCAACAAACCCGGCGGGGCCGGCTCACTTGCCAACGGGACTGGACGTTTTATGGAGAGCCGCGGCCGGAGCCAACGGAATCGACGGAGGGCCCGGAGTTGAGCGACCACGGGACGATCGATCCCCCTTTGCCGGGGCCGGGAACCGCCACCAAGGGGGTGGGGTTGGCCCTGCGAGGGTGGGGAATCCCGCTGCCCCATGGTCACGTGGCGATTTTTGTGGAAAATTGCCAGCAGATGGTGGATTTAGCCCGCAGTCGCAACCGGTGGATTAATGACTTGGCCCATGAGTTGCGCACGCCCCTCACGTCCATTCAGTTGGTGTTTGAAACCCTGCAAAAGCAACTGGAGCCGCCCCTGAGCCATTGGGTCGATCGAGCCATGCCGGAAGTGAAACGGCTGGTGCGCTTTGTGCAAGATTGGCTGGATTTGAGCCAAATGGAACAGAATCCGGGGCAAATTTTGCGCCTGGAGGTGTTGGACTTGGTGGAGGTGGCCCAGGCGGCTTGGCAGTCGGTGGAACCCTTGGCGGAACGAAAATCGGTGGCGCTGGTGCTCGATCGGGATGGGTTAGATCATCTCTGGCTCCAGGGCGATCGGGCCAAGCTCCATCGGCTGCTGTTGAATTTGCTGGACAATGCGATTAAGTACAGCCCGGAAGGGGGGCAAATTTGGCTGCACATTTCCCAAGATGCGCCGGCCTTGACCTTGCCCCAACCGCCCGGGGAGTTGGCGGAAGATTTGGCGGAGGAGTTGGGTTTGGCGAGCCAGTTGGGCGATCGCGCCTCGGAGTCTGACCCGCACTGGGCCGCCAGAGCGCCCCAGCCCAACCCCCAAGCCGCCACCCCCCTCTCCGATCCAGACAACGACCCGATCGCCACCTGGGCCTATGCCGATGTGATTGATATGGGGCCTGGATTTTCGCCCACGGATTTACCTCACATTTTCGAGCGGCTCTATCGCGGCGACGCTTCCCGCACCCGCGAAACCGATGCCATGATTGCGCCCCAACTCCCCAGCACCGGCAGCGGACTGGGGCTGGCGATCGCCCGGCAAATTGCGATCGCCCATGGGGGACAAATTACCGGCAGCAACGACCCCAAAACCGGCGGTGCAAGGCTGCGGGTAGCCCTGCCGATTCGGGCCATCCGCCAACCCCTGGATGATTTGTAG
- the phoU gene encoding phosphate signaling complex protein PhoU — translation MIAVDVKRSLFSTASGAATKPTAIERKIKRVCQDVLRMGALVEDSFRLTQQALFARDLSTIERINALEDRIDEFYRQIELDCVVTMTLNAPVAENCRWLSALMQLVRDLERIGDYSQDLADIAVRLFPYGPHPHLEEVEAMARQTLTMLGMSLAALVEPDPEAGARLQAADNVVDEAYDRLYGLLATQRDVPGPIEPVLLMVLTIRHIERMADHATNIAQRASYIVTGHRS, via the coding sequence ATGATTGCTGTAGACGTGAAACGATCTTTGTTTTCCACTGCTTCGGGTGCGGCCACCAAACCGACGGCGATCGAACGCAAAATCAAGCGAGTTTGCCAAGATGTGCTGCGGATGGGAGCGCTGGTTGAGGATTCGTTTCGCCTCACTCAGCAAGCCCTGTTTGCCCGCGACCTGTCCACGATCGAGCGAATTAATGCCCTCGAAGACCGCATCGATGAGTTCTATCGCCAAATTGAACTCGACTGCGTGGTCACCATGACCTTGAACGCTCCGGTGGCGGAAAATTGCCGCTGGCTGAGTGCCCTGATGCAGTTGGTGCGGGACTTGGAACGCATTGGTGATTATTCCCAGGACTTGGCGGATATTGCGGTGCGCCTGTTTCCCTATGGGCCCCATCCCCATTTGGAGGAGGTGGAAGCCATGGCTCGCCAAACCCTGACCATGTTGGGCATGAGTTTGGCGGCGTTGGTGGAGCCAGATCCCGAGGCGGGGGCCCGGCTCCAAGCGGCGGACAATGTGGTGGATGAGGCTTACGATCGCCTCTATGGCCTGTTGGCCACACAGCGGGATGTACCGGGGCCGATCGAGCCGGTGTTGCTGATGGTGCTGACCATTCGCCACATTGAGCGCATGGCCGACCATGCCACCAATATTGCCCAACGCGCGTCCTATATCGTGACGGGTCACCGCTCCTAG
- a CDS encoding AEC family transporter, producing the protein MALDAVVLGKLYATLAGGVGLGVLLGRWLPARVSGAIGQGLFWVGVPLSCVAFLRQTDLSGQAWLAPLVAWGSIALAGCLAWGWLHWQGVTAPQRRASFWLGSMFGNTGYLGFPIALALVGSGQFAWALFFDVAGTTLGAYGVGSALAARLGGQSSDGWGMVRAGLVNPTVWGALAGLGSRSIALPQVIDRGLTAIAWTVVALALVLIGMRLSQLRWGNATAPAIALLVIKMAIVPLVVGLTLRGWGWQGPTLLVLVLQMAMPPAFACLVIAEAYDLDRDLAVSSVALGTVVLPFTLPLWLWMFGA; encoded by the coding sequence ATGGCGTTGGATGCAGTTGTGTTGGGGAAGTTATACGCCACCTTGGCCGGTGGGGTGGGTTTGGGGGTGTTGTTGGGCCGCTGGCTCCCGGCGCGGGTGTCCGGGGCGATCGGGCAAGGGTTGTTTTGGGTGGGCGTGCCCCTGAGCTGCGTGGCCTTTTTGCGCCAAACCGATCTGAGCGGCCAAGCTTGGCTGGCTCCCTTGGTGGCTTGGGGGTCGATCGCCCTGGCCGGTTGTCTTGCTTGGGGATGGCTGCACTGGCAAGGGGTGACCGCTCCCCAACGGCGAGCCAGTTTTTGGCTGGGGAGCATGTTTGGCAACACGGGCTATTTGGGCTTTCCGATCGCCCTGGCCTTGGTCGGGAGTGGGCAATTTGCCTGGGCCCTGTTTTTTGATGTGGCGGGCACAACCTTGGGGGCCTATGGGGTGGGTTCGGCCCTGGCAGCTCGGTTGGGGGGCCAATCGAGCGACGGTTGGGGCATGGTGCGGGCGGGCTTGGTGAATCCGACGGTTTGGGGGGCCCTGGCAGGCTTGGGGTCGCGATCGATCGCCCTGCCCCAGGTGATCGATCGAGGGCTGACGGCCATCGCTTGGACTGTAGTGGCCCTGGCCTTGGTGCTCATTGGAATGCGGCTCAGTCAGTTGCGTTGGGGCAATGCCACGGCTCCAGCGATCGCTCTGTTAGTCATCAAAATGGCGATCGTGCCCCTGGTGGTGGGGTTGACCCTGCGGGGTTGGGGATGGCAGGGGCCAACCCTCTTGGTTTTGGTGTTGCAGATGGCCATGCCCCCCGCCTTTGCCTGTTTGGTCATTGCCGAAGCCTACGACCTCGATCGGGACTTGGCCGTGTCCAGCGTGGCCCTGGGAACCGTGGTTTTGCCCTTCACCCTGCCCCTCTGGCTTTGGATGTTTGGGGCTTAG
- a CDS encoding sugar phosphate nucleotidyltransferase: MKAMILAAGKGTRVRPITFTVPKPMIPILQKPVMEFLIELLRQHGFDQVVVNVSHLAKEIEDYFRDGQRFGVEIAYSFEGFVEDGELIGKALGSAGGLRKIQDFSPFFDDTFVVLCGDALIDLDLTAAVKFHKAKGSLATIVMKSVPRDEVSSYGVVLTDPDGRIKAFQEKPAVEEALSTSINTGIYIFEPEIFNYIPPGCEYDIGGDLFPKLVEMGAPFYGITMDFQWVDIGKVPDYWRAIRSVLLGEVQNVAIPGRQVRPGVYTGLNVAVNWDKVEIQGPVYIGGMSRIDDGAKIIGPTAIGQNCHICSGATVENSVIFEYSRLGPGVRLVDKLVFGRYCVDKTGATIDVQAAALDWLITDARQVMPATPTEEGQAIAELLQLE; this comes from the coding sequence ATGAAAGCCATGATCCTTGCGGCAGGCAAAGGCACGCGTGTTCGGCCGATCACCTTCACCGTGCCTAAGCCGATGATCCCCATCCTGCAAAAGCCAGTGATGGAATTCCTGATCGAGCTTTTGCGCCAACACGGTTTTGATCAAGTGGTGGTGAACGTCAGCCACCTGGCCAAGGAAATTGAAGACTATTTCCGCGATGGCCAGCGATTTGGGGTCGAAATTGCCTACTCCTTTGAAGGATTTGTGGAAGACGGCGAGCTGATTGGCAAAGCTCTCGGGTCTGCGGGTGGCCTGCGCAAAATCCAAGACTTCTCCCCCTTCTTTGATGACACCTTTGTGGTGCTTTGTGGCGATGCGCTGATTGATTTGGACTTGACCGCCGCCGTCAAATTCCACAAGGCCAAAGGCTCCCTCGCCACGATCGTCATGAAATCCGTGCCCCGAGATGAGGTGTCCAGCTATGGGGTGGTGTTGACGGATCCGGACGGCCGGATCAAGGCATTCCAGGAAAAACCCGCCGTGGAAGAAGCTCTCAGCACCAGCATCAACACCGGGATTTATATCTTTGAGCCGGAAATTTTCAACTACATTCCCCCGGGCTGTGAGTATGACATTGGGGGCGACTTGTTTCCCAAGCTGGTGGAAATGGGTGCGCCGTTCTATGGCATCACCATGGACTTTCAGTGGGTGGATATTGGAAAAGTGCCGGACTACTGGCGGGCCATTCGCAGTGTGCTGTTAGGGGAAGTGCAAAACGTGGCCATTCCTGGACGGCAGGTGCGTCCGGGGGTTTATACGGGGCTGAATGTGGCGGTCAACTGGGACAAGGTGGAGATCCAAGGGCCGGTGTATATCGGGGGCATGAGCCGGATTGATGATGGGGCAAAGATTATTGGCCCCACGGCGATCGGGCAAAACTGCCATATTTGCAGCGGGGCCACGGTGGAAAACAGCGTGATTTTTGAATATTCCCGCTTGGGGCCGGGCGTGCGGCTGGTGGATAAATTGGTGTTCGGTCGCTATTGTGTGGATAAGACGGGCGCGACGATCGATGTGCAGGCGGCGGCCCTGGATTGGCTGATTACGGATGCCAGACAGGTGATGCCTGCTACACCTACGGAGGAAGGCCAGGCGATCGCGGAGCTGTTGCAGTTGGAGTGA
- a CDS encoding tetratricopeptide repeat protein — translation MHDRALSLARQGDWSGAIALWQQMAAAAPHDGATWKNLGIAYYRSGHWLQAIDCYQRAIALRPADPGLRVNLGAALKQAQQLPAAVAEYERAIALDPNHWDAHRNLANALEKLGDLISAEIHIRQVVAALPQCAKARHSLGNILWEQGRYEDAIAQYNQALAIEPDFHEAIANRGMVQMTLGQWEQGLVDYEHRWFCVETARGLPPVPFPQPVWTGAQPLVGKTVLLYSDMGFGDALNFVRYAPLLAARGARVLLECPRPLARLFGTVAGVAQVVIRGETPPPFDYWSPLMSLPAAFGTTPATIPADIPYFQLGQSLQSPQSLPGFPPSTQGPIEPEPSPIASPAGQRWGFVWASGKTGATARKRSTALAQWEALLRSPGYQFLSLQTETSPEERAWLADRGIPALGDRLTDFADTAHAIAQLDGVITVDTATAHLAGAIGKPVWILLPAVPDWRWLLNTDRTRWYPTARLFRQPKIGDWAAVFDQVQRALAP, via the coding sequence ATGCACGATCGGGCGTTGAGTTTGGCCCGCCAAGGGGATTGGTCGGGAGCGATCGCCCTGTGGCAACAGATGGCGGCGGCGGCCCCCCATGATGGGGCCACTTGGAAGAATTTAGGAATTGCCTATTACCGATCGGGGCATTGGCTCCAGGCGATCGACTGCTATCAACGGGCGATCGCTCTGCGGCCGGCGGATCCGGGCTTGCGGGTCAACCTGGGAGCGGCCCTCAAACAGGCCCAACAGCTCCCGGCAGCCGTGGCGGAATATGAACGGGCGATCGCCCTGGATCCCAATCATTGGGATGCCCATCGTAACCTGGCCAATGCTTTGGAAAAGCTGGGCGACCTAATTTCCGCCGAAATCCACATTCGGCAGGTGGTGGCAGCGTTGCCCCAATGCGCCAAAGCCCGCCACAGCTTGGGCAATATCCTTTGGGAACAGGGGCGCTATGAGGACGCGATCGCCCAATATAACCAGGCCTTGGCGATCGAGCCGGATTTCCATGAGGCGATCGCCAATCGGGGCATGGTGCAAATGACCCTCGGCCAATGGGAACAGGGCCTGGTGGACTATGAGCACCGTTGGTTTTGTGTGGAAACGGCGCGAGGGCTGCCGCCGGTTCCCTTTCCTCAACCGGTTTGGACGGGAGCGCAACCGCTGGTGGGCAAAACCGTTCTGCTCTACTCAGATATGGGCTTTGGGGATGCGCTGAACTTTGTGCGCTATGCTCCCCTGTTGGCGGCCCGAGGAGCGCGGGTGCTGCTGGAATGTCCGAGGCCCCTGGCTCGGCTGTTTGGGACGGTGGCGGGTGTGGCCCAGGTGGTGATTCGGGGGGAAACGCCACCGCCGTTCGATTACTGGTCGCCGTTGATGAGTTTGCCGGCCGCCTTTGGAACCACGCCGGCCACCATTCCAGCGGATATTCCCTATTTTCAGTTAGGCCAATCGCTTCAGTCGCCGCAGTCACTTCCAGGGTTTCCACCGTCAACCCAGGGGCCGATCGAGCCGGAACCTTCACCAATTGCCTCGCCAGCGGGTCAACGGTGGGGATTTGTTTGGGCTTCCGGCAAAACAGGAGCCACAGCCCGCAAGCGATCGACCGCTTTGGCCCAATGGGAGGCCCTGTTGCGATCGCCCGGTTATCAGTTTTTGAGTTTGCAAACGGAAACCAGCCCCGAGGAGCGGGCCTGGCTAGCCGATCGGGGCATTCCCGCCTTGGGCGATCGGCTCACGGATTTTGCGGACACGGCCCACGCGATCGCCCAACTGGATGGGGTGATCACCGTAGACACCGCCACGGCCCATCTGGCCGGGGCGATCGGCAAACCAGTTTGGATTCTGTTGCCGGCCGTGCCCGATTGGCGCTGGCTGCTGAACACCGATCGCACTCGTTGGTATCCCACGGCCCGACTCTTTCGCCAACCGAAAATTGGGGATTGGGCGGCGGTTTTTGACCAAGTACAAAGGGCGCTGGCCCCATGA
- the thrC gene encoding threonine synthase, whose protein sequence is MVDPRTASTAQVPAPPGGWRGLIETYRRYLPVTDSTPVVTLHEGNTPLIPVPSVADRIGRGVKVYVKYDGLNPTGSFKDRGMTMAVTKAKEAGAKAVICASTGNTSAAAAAYARRGGLKAFVLIPDGYVALGKLAQALLYGAEVLAIRGNFDRALELVRQMANDYPITLVNSVNPYRLQGQKTAAFEVVDALGDAPDWLCVPVGNAGNITAYWMGFCEYHQEQRCQRLPRMMGFQAAGSAPLVVGRPVLDPHTIATAIRIGKPASWDKALAVRDASQGGFEAVTDEEILEAYQLLAGEEGVFCEPASAASVAGLLKVRDQVPAGATVVCVLTGNGLKDPDTALKTSQNQYHQGIEPELAAVAQAMGF, encoded by the coding sequence ATTGTTGATCCTCGCACGGCCAGTACGGCACAGGTTCCAGCGCCCCCGGGAGGCTGGCGCGGCCTGATCGAAACCTATCGCCGCTACCTCCCCGTTACCGACTCCACGCCCGTTGTCACCCTACACGAGGGTAATACACCGTTAATTCCCGTCCCGTCCGTGGCCGATCGGATTGGGCGTGGCGTGAAAGTTTACGTGAAATATGACGGTCTGAATCCCACCGGCAGCTTCAAAGATCGGGGGATGACCATGGCCGTAACCAAAGCCAAGGAAGCCGGAGCCAAGGCGGTGATTTGTGCCAGCACGGGCAACACCTCCGCCGCCGCCGCTGCCTATGCCCGCCGGGGTGGCCTCAAGGCTTTTGTCTTGATTCCCGATGGCTATGTGGCCTTGGGCAAGCTGGCCCAAGCCCTGCTCTACGGCGCTGAGGTGCTGGCGATTCGGGGCAACTTCGATCGGGCGTTGGAGTTGGTGCGTCAAATGGCCAACGACTATCCGATCACCCTGGTGAACTCCGTGAACCCCTATCGGCTTCAGGGGCAAAAAACCGCCGCCTTCGAGGTGGTGGATGCCCTGGGCGATGCGCCGGACTGGCTCTGTGTGCCCGTGGGGAATGCCGGGAACATCACCGCCTACTGGATGGGCTTCTGTGAATATCACCAGGAGCAACGATGCCAGCGGTTGCCCCGAATGATGGGCTTCCAGGCGGCCGGGTCTGCGCCGTTGGTGGTGGGCCGTCCAGTTTTGGATCCACACACGATCGCGACGGCGATTCGCATCGGCAAGCCAGCCAGTTGGGATAAGGCGCTGGCGGTGCGGGATGCCAGCCAAGGCGGCTTTGAGGCGGTCACCGATGAGGAAATTCTGGAGGCCTACCAACTGCTAGCGGGCGAAGAAGGCGTGTTCTGCGAACCGGCTAGCGCGGCTTCCGTGGCGGGGCTGCTGAAGGTGCGCGATCAAGTGCCAGCCGGGGCCACGGTGGTTTGCGTGCTGACGGGAAATGGGTTGAAGGATCCGGATACGGCCCTGAAAACCTCCCAAAACCAGTACCACCAAGGGATTGAGCCAGAGTTGGCGGCGGTGGCCCAAGCGATGGGTTTCTAG
- a CDS encoding SAM-dependent methyltransferase produces the protein MAFQLTQVVPWGRSFADYRKMFSLTGEDLERSILDCAGGPASFNATMHRLGKRVISCDPIYQFSAAEIAQRIEETCPKIVAGLHENHDWFVWSAELSTPEALADYRLQAMGEFLADFPAGLQAQRYQPCCLPNLPFGDGEFELALCSHLLFTYSAQFSLEFHQQSIVELARVAQEVRVFPLLENYQVTRSPHVQPTIDHLVDRGLRVEILPTTYEFQRGGHELLRVWRAP, from the coding sequence ATGGCCTTTCAACTGACGCAGGTGGTTCCTTGGGGGCGATCGTTTGCAGACTATCGGAAAATGTTTTCCCTCACGGGGGAGGATTTGGAGCGATCGATCCTCGACTGTGCCGGTGGGCCGGCCAGCTTTAATGCGACGATGCATCGGTTGGGAAAACGGGTGATTTCCTGCGACCCGATCTATCAGTTTTCGGCGGCGGAAATTGCCCAACGGATTGAGGAAACCTGTCCCAAAATCGTGGCGGGATTGCACGAAAACCACGATTGGTTTGTGTGGTCTGCGGAATTGTCCACGCCGGAAGCTTTGGCGGACTATCGGTTGCAAGCAATGGGGGAATTTTTGGCGGATTTTCCTGCTGGATTGCAAGCACAGCGTTACCAACCATGCTGCTTGCCAAATTTGCCCTTTGGGGATGGGGAGTTTGAGTTGGCGCTCTGCTCCCATTTGCTCTTTACCTATTCCGCTCAATTTTCCCTGGAATTTCATCAGCAATCGATCGTGGAATTAGCCCGGGTGGCGCAGGAAGTGCGGGTGTTTCCGTTGCTGGAAAACTATCAGGTGACCCGATCGCCCCATGTGCAACCCACGATCGATCACTTGGTCGATCGGGGCCTGCGGGTGGAAATTTTGCCCACCACCTACGAATTTCAGCGGGGTGGCCATGAGTTACTGCGAGTTTGGCGCGCACCCTAG
- a CDS encoding DUF6464 family protein has translation MVTALALLILFSIALLPPLLSLRAVRRYEALVQTTVTRARLTTRSPRPSFPGPQPPELTHIPGAGYVIGNLSCRFNARSPQLRCAVNPSGPCAGCHWFEATP, from the coding sequence ATGGTTACTGCTTTGGCGCTATTGATCCTGTTCTCGATCGCCCTGCTGCCACCGTTGCTGTCCCTGCGGGCCGTTCGCCGCTATGAAGCCCTGGTGCAAACCACGGTTACCCGGGCCCGCCTGACGACCCGGTCGCCCCGGCCGTCCTTCCCGGGGCCTCAGCCTCCGGAACTGACCCACATTCCGGGCGCGGGCTACGTCATTGGCAATTTGAGCTGTCGGTTCAATGCCCGATCGCCCCAGTTGCGTTGTGCCGTAAATCCCAGTGGCCCCTGTGCGGGTTGCCATTGGTTTGAAGCTACCCCTTAG
- the cbiD gene encoding cobalt-precorrin-5B (C(1))-methyltransferase CbiD gives MARSGYTLPVFAAAAARGALLRLQGDRPAVVTLDLLDGQTAEIALESIAPLDERTALAITRSDPGDNLDLTRNTPVWAWVQLIDRVDREGPPLRLEGGEGIGQTAEGPAIYRFARSLLEHNLLPLVPPDRVAVVRLILPEGRDLAKRTSNEAFGVLQGLSLLGTSGISQPHTATDQLDASRDRLAAVLAHDRHLIFCIGSNGQQVADRLGLSAAALVPVGNWIGAMLVEAALRGAESVLLLGYHGKLLKLAGGIFNTSSHIADGKLEILAAAALRSGGDATLGRSILAKSTVAEAVQDLQRLGWSQRVLGQLAAAISERSAAYAQKYADRPLAVAVALFDRAGNILATGGPCDRWSIPTAD, from the coding sequence ATGGCGCGATCGGGCTACACCTTACCGGTATTTGCGGCAGCGGCGGCCCGGGGGGCCCTGTTGCGGTTGCAAGGCGATCGCCCGGCGGTGGTCACCCTGGATCTGTTGGACGGACAAACCGCAGAAATCGCGCTGGAGTCGATCGCCCCGTTGGATGAGCGCACCGCCTTGGCCATCACCCGCAGCGATCCGGGCGATAACCTGGATCTGACCAGAAATACTCCCGTTTGGGCTTGGGTGCAATTGATCGATCGCGTCGATCGCGAAGGCCCGCCGCTCCGGCTGGAAGGAGGCGAGGGAATTGGGCAAACGGCTGAGGGGCCGGCGATCTATCGCTTTGCCCGATCGCTCCTGGAACATAACCTGTTGCCCCTGGTTCCGCCCGATCGCGTGGCGGTGGTGCGATTGATTTTGCCAGAGGGTCGCGACTTGGCCAAACGCACGTCTAACGAGGCTTTTGGGGTTTTGCAGGGGCTGTCACTCCTGGGAACCAGTGGCATTTCCCAGCCCCACACGGCGACGGATCAACTGGACGCATCGCGCGATCGACTGGCAGCGGTTCTGGCCCACGATCGCCATCTGATTTTCTGCATTGGCAGCAACGGACAGCAGGTGGCCGATCGCCTCGGACTGTCCGCCGCCGCCCTTGTGCCCGTGGGGAACTGGATTGGGGCCATGTTGGTGGAAGCGGCCTTGCGGGGAGCAGAATCGGTGTTGCTGCTGGGATATCACGGCAAATTGCTGAAGCTAGCTGGGGGCATTTTCAACACCTCCAGCCACATTGCTGACGGCAAATTGGAAATTTTGGCAGCGGCGGCCCTGCGATCGGGGGGAGATGCCACCTTGGGGCGATCGATCCTGGCCAAAAGCACGGTGGCCGAAGCGGTGCAAGATTTGCAACGGTTGGGCTGGAGCCAGCGCGTTTTGGGACAACTGGCCGCCGCCATTAGTGAGCGATCGGCCGCCTATGCCCAAAAATACGCCGATCGCCCTTTGGCCGTGGCCGTGGCCCTGTTCGATCGGGCGGGCAACATTCTGGCCACGGGCGGCCCTTGCGATCGCTGGTCAATTCCAACGGCTGATTAG
- a CDS encoding acyl-CoA dehydrogenase family protein → MEPSQDISPNNTSPHDTNGEVINHAETNHTETNHAETNPVTSALAATDGPNLPPWLEQAAAQLLTTLGPQADLLDRQPETLTAALQWLGQQGWLALKVPIEWGGKGLNEAEYGWFREQLARCSGALAFLQAQHQTAAALIASGDNDDLKTQYLPAIARGDRQLGIAFSHLRRVDDPPIEGRAVTGGWEITGTAPWVTGVGHFPEAVLAVPTAAGVLFGIVPLTAVESGDRNIQPQPPMVLGAMNATHTAAVTFDRWLIPEAAVIGLKPIDWIQQLDRRNALQGVYFALGCTQAALDRLTVLFQEKRLLTIAVAHDTLRREFDQLRQQVYGRPIDKPYAQKLQLRAQAIALMGRATQVALVAQGGRGILATNPAYRLQGEASIFATSGQTPDILAATLGAIVGKSPMAID, encoded by the coding sequence GTGGAGCCATCTCAAGACATCAGCCCCAACAACACCAGCCCTCATGACACCAACGGCGAAGTCATCAACCATGCAGAGACCAATCACACGGAGACCAACCACGCAGAGACCAACCCGGTGACCTCGGCGCTGGCCGCGACGGACGGGCCCAATTTGCCTCCTTGGTTGGAGCAAGCGGCGGCCCAGTTGCTGACCACCCTGGGGCCCCAGGCCGATTTGCTCGATCGCCAGCCAGAAACCCTGACCGCAGCCCTCCAATGGCTGGGGCAACAGGGGTGGTTAGCCCTAAAAGTGCCCATTGAGTGGGGCGGCAAAGGCCTGAATGAAGCGGAATATGGTTGGTTTCGGGAGCAACTGGCTCGCTGTTCCGGTGCTTTGGCCTTTTTGCAAGCCCAGCACCAAACCGCAGCGGCGCTGATTGCCTCCGGAGACAATGACGACCTCAAAACCCAATATTTACCGGCGATCGCGCGGGGCGATCGACAATTGGGCATCGCCTTTTCGCATCTGCGGCGGGTGGATGATCCTCCGATCGAGGGGCGTGCCGTGACCGGTGGCTGGGAAATTACGGGCACGGCTCCTTGGGTGACCGGGGTGGGGCACTTTCCCGAGGCGGTGTTGGCTGTGCCGACGGCGGCCGGGGTGCTGTTCGGCATTGTGCCGCTGACGGCGGTGGAATCGGGCGATCGCAACATTCAGCCGCAGCCGCCCATGGTGTTGGGAGCCATGAACGCCACCCACACAGCAGCAGTCACGTTCGATCGCTGGCTCATTCCCGAAGCGGCCGTGATCGGCCTCAAGCCGATCGACTGGATTCAGCAACTCGATCGCCGGAACGCCCTGCAAGGGGTCTACTTCGCCCTCGGTTGCACCCAAGCGGCCCTCGATCGGCTAACGGTGTTGTTCCAGGAAAAACGCCTGCTCACAATCGCCGTTGCCCACGACACCTTGCGCCGGGAGTTTGACCAATTGCGACAACAGGTCTATGGCCGCCCGATCGACAAACCCTATGCCCAAAAACTGCAACTGCGGGCCCAGGCGATCGCCCTAATGGGCCGAGCCACCCAAGTCGCCCTCGTGGCCCAAGGGGGGCGAGGCATTCTGGCCACCAACCCCGCCTATCGATTGCAGGGCGAGGCTAGCATTTTTGCGACCAGCGGCCAAACGCCCGATATTTTGGCGGCCACGCTGGGGGCGATCGTGGGTAAATCGCCAATGGCCATTGATTAA